In a genomic window of Lycium ferocissimum isolate CSIRO_LF1 chromosome 9, AGI_CSIRO_Lferr_CH_V1, whole genome shotgun sequence:
- the LOC132031261 gene encoding uncharacterized protein LOC132031261: MMQSLKDIVPAASNNINTKFVVLDKGRIALEGQQKMCLALVADETAAVHFQMWGDECDAFEPGDIIRLENGIFSYNRNNLVVLRAGKRGKAEKVGEFTMAYVETPNMSEIRWAPDPRNSKIYVPEAVICPFSRVFPPMH, translated from the coding sequence ATGATGCAGTCTCTAAAAGACATTGTACCAGCTGCATCGAACAATATAAACACAAAATTTGTCGTTCTGGACAAAGGGAGGATAGCTTTAGAAGGGCAACAAAAGATGTGTTTGGCACTAGTAGCAGATGAGACAGCTGCAGTTCACTTTCAGATGTGGGGCGATGAATGTGATGCTTTTGAGCCTGGAGATATTATCCGGTTAGAAAATGGCATCTTTTCTTATAACCGCAACAACCTTGTTGTGCTAAGGGCAGGTAAGCGAGGCAAGGCAGAAAAGGTGGGAGAGTTTACCATGGCCTACGTGGAGACGCCAAACATGAGTGAGATACGTTGGGCCCCTGATCCCAGGAATTCTAAGATATACGTGCCAGAGGCTGTTATCTGTCCCTTTTCACGAGTGTTTCCACCAATGCATTGA
- the LOC132032050 gene encoding uncharacterized protein LOC132032050, translating to MALDKPHHTTSELFICFTSRLSSSSSSMKLSKSILSPGHARDQPLSLPTSLSRRLKANGSIKGGQSPATFPSHTGKKRGLGFDNPEPSSPKVTCIGQVKMKTKKKVKQTRSLSNRRSTDISFRKLEQQAPDQERGLLIQTQRSSSVHFQQQDQCVHRNQRWVHLPSTIYEALREFSCLFPCRSSCFTTNNEKEKEEKVEGSREVTRWLVALQDAEVEKTRGIELMVSNHGREEMQSTMRSSRRHVFEDIEFKDIIESVEMKEGVEEEEKARVSICIPPKNALLLMRCRSDPMKMADITSRFWEEKETDEEKVERKKMRVRKKKVPEETSVPVDIVENEENSKEAVDIVMEMETESSKNEEEKFKSGELTPETEQEDEKESEIKALVEEAEVTSTEQVPQSIVDRTTENIQDNQVLEAEKEEEEAKPSFSEAEDATLEVEEEEDDERFKSTIKKVIEETILLEHIDIEEDVKFDENEIQKEDVVAQVDYPKELRKEQNKSILPDCLLLMMCEPKLSMEVSKETWVCSTDFISPEKKQASKTAVNKNKEVIPERRRSIDYSKPAQNYSKSQHLSTMIEQKLVNAKAYEPFVLTRCKSEPMRTAPESCFWKNRKIHEPHRRDKFGVGAAGLGF from the exons ATGGCCTTGGATAAACCCCATCATACTACTAGTGAGCTCTTCATTTGCTTCACTTCTCgtctttcttcatcttcatcttccatGAAACTTTCCAAATCCATTCTTAGCCCGGGCCATGCCCGGGACCAACCTCTCTCTCTTCCCACATCCCTTAGCCGTCGGCTTAAAGCCAACGGCAGCATTAAAGGTGGCCAATCCCCGGCCACCTTtccttcccacactgggaagaAACGAGGTTTGGGGTTTGACAACCCCGAACCTTCTTCTCCTAAGGTAACTTGTATTGGACAAGTGAAAATGAAAACCAAGAAGAAGGTTAAACAAACAAGAAGCTTGTCCAATAGAAGGAGTACTGATATAAGTTTTAGAAAACTAGAACAACAAGCCCCTGATCAAGAAAGGGGATTGTTGATTCAAACTCAAAGGAGTTCAAGTGTGCATTTTCAGCAGCAAGATCAATGTGTGCATAGGAATCAGAGGTGGGTTCATTTGCCATCGACGATATACGAAGCTTTGAGAGAGTTTAGCTGTTTGTTTCCATGTCGTTCTTCGTGTTTTACAACGAATaatgagaaagaaaaggaagagaaagttGAAGGATCTAGGGAAGTTACTAGGTGGTTAGTTGCATTGCAAGATGCAGAAGTAGAAAAAACGCGAGGGATTGAGTTGATGGTGTCTAATCATGGGAGGGAAGAAATGCAAAGTACAATGAGAAGTTCAAGAAGGCATGTGTTTGAGGATATTGAGTTCAAGGATATTATtgagagtgttgaaatgaaggAAGGAGTAGAAGAGGAAGAGAAAGCTAGAGTTAGCATTTGTATTCCACCTAAGAATGCTTTGCTTTTAATGAGATGTCGATCTGATCCTATGAAAATGGCAGATATTACTAGTCGATTTtgggaagaaaaagaaactgatgaagaaaaagttgaaagaaagaaaatgagggTTCGGAAAAAGAA AGTGCCGGAGGAAACTAGTGTTCCAGTAGATATTGTGGAAAATGAAGAGAACTCAAAAGAAGCTGTAGATATCGTCATGGAAATGGAGACAGAAAGTAgtaagaatgaagaagaaaagttCAAGAGCGGTGAATTAACACCAGAAACTGAACAAGAAGATGAAAAAGAGAGCGAGATAAAGGCGCTAGTAGAAGAAGCAGAAGTAACCTCCACTGAACAAGTACCTCAATCAATTGTAGATCGAACAACAGAAAACATTCAAGATAACCAAGTCCTTGAAgctgagaaagaagaagaagaggcaaAACCATCTTTTTCAGAAGCCGAAGATGCTACACTggaagtagaagaagaagaagatgatgagaGATTCAAATCAACTATAAAGAAGGTCATCGAAGAAACAATCTTGTTGGAACACATTGACATTGAAGAAGACGTGAAATTTGATGAGAATGAAATCCAAAAAGAAGATGTGGTGGCTCAAGTTGACTATCCAAAGGAGTTGAGAAAAGAACAGAACAAATCAATTCTTCCAGATTGTTTGCTACTAATGATGTGTGAACCTAAATTATCCATGGAAGTTTCAAAAGAAACATGGGTATGCAGCACTGATTTCATATCACCAGAGAAAAAACAAGCTAGTAAAACAGCAGTGAATAAGAACAAAGAAGTAATCCCCGAGAGAAGGCGCAGCATTGACTACTCTAAACCTGCGCAAAATTATAGCAAGAGCCAACACCTCTCGACAATGATAGAGCAGAAACTGGTAAATGCAAAGGCTTACGAGCCGTTTGTCTTGACGAGGTGTAAGTCGGAGCCCATGAGAACGGCGCCGGAGAGTTGTTTCTGGAAGAATAGGAAGATTCATGAGCCGCATAGACGGGATAAGTTTGGAGTCGGGGCCGCTGGACTCGGTTTTTGA